Within the Vagococcus carniphilus genome, the region GGGAAGAGACGCCTAAGCACGCCTTTTTTTAATTATTTTTTAGGAGGTCGAAATAAATGTTAATGGAATTATTACTCGCTTTAATCTTAATTATTGTTGGAACAAAGTTTGCCAGTCACCTGTGTCACAGAATCGGAATTCCTGCTGTTATCGGTGAATTATTAACTGGCGTTATTTTAGGACCTGCTCTTTTAGGATGGGTTGCACACACAGATACCATCTCTATTTTTGCAGAAGTTGGTGTTATCTTACTCATGTTTTTAGCTGGATTAGAAAGTGATTTAGAGAAACTAAAAAAATACCTCACACCTTCTGTTATGGTTGCCTTATTCGGGATTGTGTTTCCCATGATTTTTATCAGTGGAGCAGCCCATCTCTTTGATATTCCTTGGAAAGAAGCTATTTTTCTAGGAGTGATTTTTAGTGCCACATCAGTTAGTATCTCAGTTCAGGTGTTAAAAGAATACAAGCGTCTTGATACGGCTGAGGGTTCTGTCACTTTAGGAGCTGCAGTTGTTGATGACATTGCCGTTGTTTTAATTGTTAGTATTTTTAGTGCTGTCTTAAGTATGGATGGCAATACGTCTTCCATGGGAGTTGGCTTTATTTGGGACCTTTTAGGAACTAAAATTCTCTTTTTCATTGGTCTTTATCTATTTGCTAATTTCATTTTAGATCCTCTCTTGTCTTTAACTAAAAAAATTGTAGCTGTTGAGGCTGAAACAGCTTTTGCTCTAGCTCTTTGTTTTGGCTTTGCCATCCTTTCTGAGCATGTAGGAATGAGTGATGTGATTGGTGCTTTCTTTATTGGTCTATTACTATCTCGTCAAGAAGGTAAACATGAAATAGAGCATAACATCTCTGTGATTAGCTACTCGGTCTTTATTCCTGTCTTCTTTGTCTCTATTGGCCTTGATATTGAATTGTCAGCCTTTAAAGAGTATGCAGTCATCATTATCGTCTTCACACTTTTAGCAACGCTAACAAAGCTTATTGGTGGTTATTTAGGTGGTCGTGTGACGAAACTAGATCGTAGTCAATCACTTATCATTGGTGCTGGGATGGTGTCTCGAGGAGAGATGGCCCTTATTATTGTAAAAATGGGAGAAAATCTTGGTTTAATTAATGAAGGACTTTACTCAGCTATAGTTGTAGCGATTATTTTAACTACTCTATTTTCACCATTATTAATTAAATATGCCATTGAAAAAGGAACTCCAGCTTAAATGCTAGAGCTCCTTTTTTTCTCTTCTATAAAAGTCGTCTTAAAATAATAACCTGTTAAAACTAAACACAATAAAACTCCA harbors:
- a CDS encoding cation:proton antiporter produces the protein MLMELLLALILIIVGTKFASHLCHRIGIPAVIGELLTGVILGPALLGWVAHTDTISIFAEVGVILLMFLAGLESDLEKLKKYLTPSVMVALFGIVFPMIFISGAAHLFDIPWKEAIFLGVIFSATSVSISVQVLKEYKRLDTAEGSVTLGAAVVDDIAVVLIVSIFSAVLSMDGNTSSMGVGFIWDLLGTKILFFIGLYLFANFILDPLLSLTKKIVAVEAETAFALALCFGFAILSEHVGMSDVIGAFFIGLLLSRQEGKHEIEHNISVISYSVFIPVFFVSIGLDIELSAFKEYAVIIIVFTLLATLTKLIGGYLGGRVTKLDRSQSLIIGAGMVSRGEMALIIVKMGENLGLINEGLYSAIVVAIILTTLFSPLLIKYAIEKGTPA